A single Paenibacillus sp. FSL R5-0517 DNA region contains:
- a CDS encoding class I SAM-dependent methyltransferase gives MIPFVYDQINHWGKDDEFFLALPNILKVESIVDLGCGTGRWTTHLVQYGYKITAIDPHEEAIEVARIKDNADKVNWIVGDSSNLQINTNDAVIMTANVAQVFLTDDSWKKVISDVFRSLNVGGHFIFDIRNPLAKVWEEWEKDGTPDLAKDMRSGVPS, from the coding sequence ATGATTCCATTTGTATATGACCAGATTAACCATTGGGGAAAAGACGACGAGTTTTTCCTTGCCTTACCAAATATATTAAAAGTAGAGTCTATCGTTGACTTAGGCTGCGGAACAGGAAGATGGACGACTCATCTTGTTCAGTACGGTTATAAAATTACAGCTATTGATCCCCATGAAGAAGCAATTGAAGTAGCGAGAATTAAAGATAATGCAGACAAAGTGAATTGGATTGTAGGAGATAGCTCAAATTTACAAATCAATACCAATGACGCGGTTATTATGACTGCCAATGTTGCACAGGTATTTCTTACAGATGATAGTTGGAAGAAAGTAATCTCAGACGTATTTCGATCCCTAAACGTTGGCGGTCACTTTATTTTTGATATTAGAAACCCTTTGGCAAAAGTGTGGGAAGAGTGGGAGAAGGACGGGACGCCGGACTTAGCTAAAGATATGCGAAGTGGAGTACCCTCTTGA
- a CDS encoding DUF2961 domain-containing protein → MTTHLQPKGIGNMEKFDLLPVLKDGVQVHYEGSIDKQGRNADWDWWLYKDREEWVIFDYCGPGCIYNFVQHRYPESPEPTFSFYFDGEDTPQYVIKASEFGSKFPFVTPLADAYLGPEDNGRGPIRVVRSYVPMPFEKSCRITSDIQLKGAAKGHGGWGHVVYHSYDDSDQISTFTGKENYTPLIEIWSRVGEDPKPAVKCKSRYYEMLTVKAGEKRTILEEVGQGSISSISAAFNPHSFSSEDLQHLWIKASWDKHEQPDIWCPIGVFFGNELGFNPVGVLSHGRRGDGLFYNYFSMPYWEHAVIELVNKGNRGALLSELHIEFTAERNAVYEKGRTGYFRTSKYYERLATEGSDSIIGQIKGKGHMVAGHVTGFTRKPGTISCEGDVRIHIDGNATPQVESDGSESWVCYGWGFPTPPECNPSSAYDGIPDNPWSMVRMCSGDWYPFQTELVFGIEAGEYNNQYLEHSGILFYYGVDEPGMVLTDEMDIGDPISERNHDYKTEGSRGYYTLDSAYEGDQDDIIIRDRGHETDGYSEFTIRIREDNRGVRLRRRCDQITGRQRAFVHVDGVRVTERTWYTADRNPYKRWLDDEFVIPESYTRGKKELHIRVEFIQDGEARAWNEFRYWVYAMN, encoded by the coding sequence ATGACGACTCATTTACAGCCTAAAGGGATTGGCAATATGGAGAAGTTCGACTTGCTTCCTGTATTAAAAGACGGCGTGCAGGTTCACTATGAAGGAAGCATCGACAAGCAGGGACGAAATGCAGACTGGGACTGGTGGCTTTATAAGGACAGAGAGGAGTGGGTCATTTTTGATTATTGCGGCCCAGGCTGCATCTATAATTTTGTCCAACACCGTTATCCCGAAAGTCCGGAACCGACCTTTTCCTTTTATTTTGACGGCGAAGATACACCCCAATATGTGATCAAGGCCTCCGAATTCGGGAGTAAATTTCCTTTCGTAACTCCGCTGGCAGACGCTTATCTTGGCCCCGAGGACAATGGGCGCGGACCGATACGCGTTGTTCGAAGTTATGTCCCTATGCCCTTTGAGAAATCATGCAGAATCACTTCGGATATTCAACTGAAAGGAGCTGCCAAAGGGCATGGCGGATGGGGCCATGTCGTTTATCATTCCTATGATGACTCTGATCAAATATCTACGTTCACCGGAAAAGAAAACTATACCCCGCTGATTGAAATATGGTCTCGGGTTGGTGAAGATCCCAAACCAGCCGTAAAATGCAAATCCCGATATTACGAAATGCTGACCGTTAAAGCAGGAGAGAAACGAACCATTCTGGAAGAGGTGGGTCAAGGCAGTATCTCCTCGATAAGCGCTGCATTCAATCCCCACTCCTTTTCATCCGAAGACCTGCAACACCTCTGGATCAAAGCAAGCTGGGATAAACATGAACAACCGGATATTTGGTGCCCCATAGGTGTATTCTTTGGCAACGAGCTTGGATTCAATCCTGTCGGTGTACTGTCGCATGGAAGAAGAGGGGACGGATTATTCTATAACTATTTCTCCATGCCGTACTGGGAGCATGCGGTAATTGAACTGGTGAACAAAGGGAACCGTGGCGCCTTATTATCCGAATTACACATTGAATTTACAGCAGAGCGAAACGCGGTTTATGAGAAGGGTCGAACCGGTTATTTTCGCACATCGAAATATTATGAACGTTTGGCAACAGAAGGGTCTGACAGCATCATCGGTCAAATCAAGGGAAAAGGACATATGGTGGCTGGACACGTAACAGGCTTTACCCGTAAACCAGGTACTATCAGCTGTGAAGGCGATGTCCGTATCCACATTGACGGCAATGCGACACCACAAGTTGAAAGCGACGGTTCCGAGAGCTGGGTATGTTATGGTTGGGGATTTCCCACGCCGCCTGAATGTAATCCATCCAGCGCCTATGACGGAATCCCTGACAACCCATGGTCCATGGTCAGAATGTGCAGCGGTGACTGGTATCCGTTTCAGACGGAGCTTGTATTTGGTATCGAAGCAGGCGAGTATAACAACCAGTATCTCGAACATTCAGGCATTCTGTTCTACTATGGTGTGGACGAACCCGGAATGGTTCTGACGGACGAAATGGATATTGGCGATCCGATATCGGAGAGGAACCATGATTACAAAACAGAAGGCAGCCGCGGTTACTATACTCTGGATTCAGCTTATGAAGGCGACCAAGACGATATCATAATTCGTGATAGAGGTCATGAGACAGATGGTTATAGTGAATTCACAATCCGTATCAGGGAGGACAACAGAGGCGTAAGACTGCGGCGGCGGTGTGATCAGATCACAGGCAGACAACGGGCCTTCGTTCATGTAGATGGGGTGAGAGTAACAGAAAGAACGTGGTACACGGCGGACCGAAATCCCTATAAACGATGGTTGGATGATGAGTTTGTAATCCCTGAATCCTATACCAGAGGAAAAAAGGAGCTGCATATTCGAGTCGAATTCATTCAGGACGGCGAGGCCAGAGCATGGAATGAATTCCGTTATTGGGTATATGCGATGAACTAG